AAGCCTGACTTTGACTGATTGCGAACAGATTCTGGGCACTGAATATCACGAGGTTACCGTTACACGGCGAGTGTTCCGCTCGGGTGAAGGTCAGTATTTTATCAATAAAACACCCTGCCGCCTGAAGGATATCCAGAGGCTTTTCATGGACACCGGCCTGGGCGCCAATTCGTATTCGGTGATGGAACAGGGCAAGATTGATCTTATTCTGCGGGCGCGGCCCGAGGACCGGCGGGAAGTATTTGAAGAAGCCAGCGGCATCACCAAGTATAAGGCCGACAAACGCGAAGCCATGCGCAAACTGGAACAGACCGAAAACAACCTCCTGCGGCTGGCCGATATCATCAAGGAAGTCAAACGCCAGATTATTTCCATTCAACGCCAGGCCGGCAAGGCGGAACGTTATCGGAAACTGTTTGAGCAGATGCGTTCCTATGACGTTTTTGCCTCCAGGGAACGTTTGAAATCCATGGCGGATGAAATTGCCGCCATGGACGGCCGGCAGGCGGCCGTTATAAAAAAGAACGAGGCCCTCCAGAGCGAGATTGAACAGCTTGAGGCCGGCAGCGGCCGTCTTCAGGAAGAGCGGGAAAGGACCGAGAGCGAGATGTCGGCCCTGCAACAGACGGCCGTGCAGCTGGAATCCCGCATAGACCAGCTGGGCCGCTCAATCGCCGCCAACAACCAGAGACTGGACGAACACCGCCGGCTCATCCAGCATGACACGCGGGAAACCGACACCGCGCTCGGCGAGTTGGATGAAGTCCGCAAAATCCTTGTTCAGAGCGGGGTAAGGTTGAAAAACGCCGAATCGGAACTTCAGAAAGCCGAAGCGGAATTGAAAATAAAGAGCGGGGAAAATGCGCGGCACGAGGAAGAGCTTGAAAAAACAAAAAAAGACATCCAGAATTTTTTGACCGAATCCATGGAGTTGGGGGAACAGCTGGCCAGGTCGCAAAATGATCTCCACCAGCTGGAAACCGATGACCGCGTCAATGCCGGCCGCCGCGAGCGCCGCGCCGCCGAGCAGGAGAATTTGCGGCTCCTGCTTGAAAAACAGCAGGAACGGACGTCGGCCGCGGAAAAAACGGCGCAAGAGATGCAGGACGCGGTGGCGGACGCCGAAAATAAACTCGCCGGTTTTGAAAAGGAATGCGCCCTGGCCGAAGCGCGAATGGCTTCCGCGCAGGCGGAAATCGGACGCCATGAAAATGAAACCGCGGCTTTGGCGGCGCAGCTTGAAATGCTTGGCCCGGACCCCGAAACCGCCGTCCCGCCGGCCGCCGGCGGAAATGAATCCGAGCCCGCCGCGCCCGGCCGCGAGCATCTGCTGGGCAGGATTTACGAACAGGTTAAAATCCAGCCCGAATACCGCCTTGCGTTTGAGGCCGTGTTGCGCGATTTGCTGGAGGCCTTTATTTTAAGAGACGTTTCCGGCGCGGCGGAGATTGTCAAGGCGTCGGAAAATGGCGCTGACGTGTCCGCGAGTTTTATAGTGGCCGGTCTGCCGGCCGTCGCCGCCCCGCCCGCGCCTTGTCCCCCCGGCGCTGTGGCGTTGCTTGAAAAAGCGGAATTTAACGAAGAGTTCCGGCCGCTCTTCACGCGCCTTTTGCGGAACGTCTGCGTTGTTGAATCCGCCGATTTGCCCTGGCCGGAAATTGATCCGGATATCGTTTGTGTTACCAGGAAAGGGGTTGTTATCCGCGGGACGGGCGTTTTGCAGATCGGGACGGGGATGCGGCCGGAGGAAAGCCCGATTATCAGACAGCAACGCCGCGGAGATATCAGGGCCGGGCTGTCGGATGGCAACGCAAAGCTCGCCGCCGCCCGGGAAAGTTTTGC
This DNA window, taken from Kiritimatiellia bacterium, encodes the following:
- the smc gene encoding chromosome segregation protein SMC, which gives rise to MHLKSLELIGFKSFAERTVLEFGEGISAIVGPNGCGKSNVSDAIRWVLGEQSARLLRGAAMQDCIFNGTDSLPPKNLAEVSLTLTDCEQILGTEYHEVTVTRRVFRSGEGQYFINKTPCRLKDIQRLFMDTGLGANSYSVMEQGKIDLILRARPEDRREVFEEASGITKYKADKREAMRKLEQTENNLLRLADIIKEVKRQIISIQRQAGKAERYRKLFEQMRSYDVFASRERLKSMADEIAAMDGRQAAVIKKNEALQSEIEQLEAGSGRLQEERERTESEMSALQQTAVQLESRIDQLGRSIAANNQRLDEHRRLIQHDTRETDTALGELDEVRKILVQSGVRLKNAESELQKAEAELKIKSGENARHEEELEKTKKDIQNFLTESMELGEQLARSQNDLHQLETDDRVNAGRRERRAAEQENLRLLLEKQQERTSAAEKTAQEMQDAVADAENKLAGFEKECALAEARMASAQAEIGRHENETAALAAQLEMLGPDPETAVPPAAGGNESEPAAPGREHLLGRIYEQVKIQPEYRLAFEAVLRDLLEAFILRDVSGAAEIVKASENGADVSASFIVAGLPAVAAPPAPCPPGAVALLEKAEFNEEFRPLFTRLLRNVCVVESADLPWPEIDPDIVCVTRKGVVIRGTGVLQIGTGMRPEESPIIRQQRRGDIRAGLSDGNAKLAAARESFAAAAAVRKKQKEIMDGMQAELADRRQALAGQQGQHFVIKSESDKIRDNLETVSWELKEIEEQADSTERKSALVARMDEIRARRLEVKHGLEGLNVRLKTFEQKSKELQAEVMAANVGAVRHREEVAHLVQMGAAQQERIAHLEALVNSRRGRIREYERVIAELETANKEAEERLPLLREEKTKNAEQCGRIREGRDRLAAECRNAEEKLKHLRAEWDSLRSQQSDLNGKIIELRMRREHLLERITGDYHLAEDVVMHAGEPEWEENGRPSAEQLEAMIAELRAKIEAMGPVNTGAIEELQQLQERYDFLNKQQEDLVNARQQLLDAIRKINQTTTEMFSQTFTRINENFQTMFSQLFGGGTAKLILTDEGDILECGIEIYARPPGKKLQSISLLSGGESTMTAVALLFAIFMVKPSPFCVLDELDAALDDANNQRFIKMLKGFLKDSQFIVITHNRQTISAAGVLYGVTMAKDKISTIVSMRFNRSGQVEAAAAPADESQPEKIVLQAKN